A stretch of the Sulfurospirillum tamanense genome encodes the following:
- a CDS encoding nickel/cobalt transporter has translation MAFSVSDNTINEISITWEFSEEFTQQTLQNYDANGNETFDPPELETVKGVLLDYLVGKNYVTELSHYTGTEHNTRIPLHVKHDNLTIQAKKLFYAYSVPASVPLHPGLVIKGEFHDAGGFFDFRIAPQSPYKITPSLWVSVNINNFVGYYKFDTSPTHYAYAPSPEKVTPERSSYLTFLETKLLAYTDQLKALLKDATQSPSLSTLFPLVLVAFLYGFFHAAGPGHGKTLVGSYYVAQGGRWREALWLSLRIGVVHVLGAFLLVLVSFYGIQTFVSKLLSDVTLYTTRLSATFIILIAFWMLATRLVKRDHEHACGCQACRPKSGWGIVLAAGMVPCPGTVVIFILTFTLGSYTAGILGALSMALGMSTVIFTAALLGQSINTSSRWKGLSVILEWAAIVLLLGLGILMLLASF, from the coding sequence GTGGGAATTTTCCGAAGAGTTTACTCAACAAACCCTGCAAAATTACGACGCCAATGGCAACGAAACCTTCGACCCGCCAGAGCTTGAAACCGTCAAAGGAGTGCTTTTAGACTACCTCGTAGGTAAAAATTACGTGACCGAACTCTCTCACTATACCGGCACCGAACACAACACGCGCATTCCTTTACATGTAAAGCATGACAACTTAACCATTCAAGCCAAAAAACTCTTTTACGCCTATAGCGTTCCCGCTTCTGTTCCTTTGCATCCTGGCCTTGTCATCAAAGGCGAATTTCACGATGCGGGCGGGTTTTTTGATTTTCGCATAGCCCCCCAAAGCCCCTATAAAATAACCCCAAGCCTGTGGGTTTCAGTAAATATTAATAACTTTGTAGGCTATTATAAATTTGACACCTCACCCACCCACTATGCCTACGCCCCATCTCCTGAAAAGGTTACCCCTGAACGCTCGTCCTATCTGACGTTTTTAGAAACCAAACTCCTTGCTTATACCGACCAACTCAAAGCCTTGCTCAAAGACGCAACCCAAAGCCCAAGCCTTAGCACGCTTTTCCCTTTGGTGTTAGTCGCATTTTTATACGGGTTTTTTCATGCGGCTGGACCAGGCCATGGCAAAACCTTGGTGGGAAGCTATTATGTCGCCCAAGGGGGACGCTGGCGGGAAGCCTTGTGGCTAAGCTTACGCATTGGCGTGGTGCATGTGTTGGGGGCGTTTTTGTTAGTGTTAGTGAGTTTTTACGGGATTCAGACCTTTGTGAGCAAACTCTTAAGCGACGTCACCCTTTATACCACCCGCCTGAGTGCAACCTTTATCATCTTGATTGCCTTTTGGATGCTCGCCACCCGGCTTGTCAAGCGCGATCACGAACACGCATGTGGCTGTCAGGCGTGCCGCCCCAAATCTGGCTGGGGCATTGTCCTAGCCGCGGGGATGGTGCCTTGTCCTGGAACCGTGGTGATTTTCATCCTCACCTTTACCTTAGGGAGTTACACCGCAGGGATTCTTGGGGCGTTAAGCATGGCACTGGGTATGAGTACGGTGATTTTTACCGCGGCGCTGTTGGGCCAATCCATCAACACCTCGTCCAGATGGAAGGGCCTTTCTGTAATTCTTGAATGGGCCGCGATTGTGTTGCTTTTGGGACTAGGCATTTTAATGCTCCTTGCCTCCTTCTAG
- a CDS encoding PilZ domain-containing protein, whose amino-acid sequence MQISHPLQRPEVKSFFESQKESFLEHCFDVLAHERTPEITEGLLGFYEAIYLPVVPSGEKLLGSLGVVEASLVLARGWLYLINQAKYEPWVIELIQTLSSSRFHVDANETSVAPLHVKSFSFGEEAGFFIHNNILDVFTGIYNKNATITFLNLYEGVPIASEATVVEVGEDEVVFRMDPLQELAMKNDNKAYILQNEFFNKPVKADVVVCNIPKHEVTLKNFMYLLNMPAAMRDSARVHPRKATPAVLVDLEKRVGVEGIMFDISTGGLGVLSKTNEGIVAGAHVRVFLDLKEDENVSVETEAEVLDVIEYEDAYRFCMRFLPKDALMHEAVVKYVRERENEAIGKLKKQLKEYM is encoded by the coding sequence ATGCAAATCTCCCATCCTCTTCAGCGTCCTGAAGTGAAGTCTTTTTTTGAATCCCAAAAAGAAAGTTTTTTAGAACACTGTTTTGATGTTTTAGCGCATGAGCGAACTCCTGAAATAACAGAGGGGCTTTTGGGTTTCTATGAAGCAATTTACCTTCCCGTCGTTCCTTCAGGAGAAAAATTACTTGGTTCGCTTGGTGTGGTGGAGGCTTCGTTGGTTTTAGCACGCGGATGGCTGTATCTGATAAACCAAGCAAAATACGAACCTTGGGTGATAGAGCTCATCCAAACCCTTTCTTCGTCACGTTTTCATGTTGATGCCAATGAGACTTCTGTGGCACCTTTACATGTAAAGAGTTTTTCTTTTGGAGAAGAGGCGGGATTTTTTATCCATAATAATATTCTTGATGTGTTTACGGGCATTTATAATAAAAATGCCACCATTACTTTTTTGAATTTGTACGAAGGAGTACCCATTGCCTCGGAGGCAACGGTAGTGGAAGTGGGCGAGGATGAAGTGGTGTTTAGAATGGATCCACTTCAAGAATTGGCCATGAAAAATGACAACAAAGCGTACATCTTACAAAATGAATTTTTTAACAAACCAGTAAAAGCGGACGTTGTTGTTTGTAATATCCCTAAGCATGAAGTTACTCTTAAAAACTTTATGTATTTGCTAAACATGCCTGCAGCCATGCGTGATTCTGCGCGGGTTCATCCCAGGAAAGCAACACCTGCTGTGCTTGTGGATTTGGAAAAAAGAGTTGGGGTTGAGGGCATTATGTTTGACATTTCAACGGGAGGATTGGGCGTGCTTAGCAAAACAAATGAAGGGATAGTTGCTGGGGCACATGTGCGGGTTTTTTTGGATTTGAAAGAAGATGAAAATGTCTCCGTGGAAACAGAGGCAGAAGTGCTTGATGTTATCGAATACGAAGATGCGTACCGTTTTTGCATGCGCTTTTTGCCAAAAGATGCCTTGATGCATGAAGCTGTTGTGAAGTATGTGCGCGAACGTGAAAATGAAGCTATTGGAAAACTCAAAAAGCAATTAAAAGAGTACATGTAA
- a CDS encoding transporter substrate-binding domain-containing protein, giving the protein MRKLLVALAMLIGINGLADDIELWKKSTLNQIVQRGELIVGLEPGYMPFEMKDKQGNIIGFDVDMANEMAKSMGVKLTLVPTAWDGIIAGLLAGKYDIIMSGMTVTQERNLKINFAKPYISVGQTLLVAKKHAGKTWRDLDTPEHTIVTKLGVTGEIATRRMFKRANIRTFETEADAAQELLNGNADAFVYDKPYNAIFMAEKGKDRLIHLDEDLTFEPLGWAVRKGDPDFLNWLDNFLTQMKGDGRYDRIYDRWFNDDAWLKRVL; this is encoded by the coding sequence ATGCGTAAATTACTGGTTGCCCTAGCGATGCTTATTGGCATCAATGGCTTGGCAGACGACATCGAGCTGTGGAAAAAATCCACTCTCAATCAAATTGTTCAGCGTGGCGAGTTAATTGTAGGCTTGGAGCCTGGCTATATGCCCTTTGAAATGAAAGACAAACAAGGGAATATCATTGGTTTTGACGTCGATATGGCCAACGAAATGGCTAAATCCATGGGTGTTAAGCTTACTCTTGTGCCAACGGCATGGGATGGCATCATTGCAGGACTTTTGGCAGGCAAATACGACATTATCATGTCTGGTATGACCGTCACCCAAGAGCGCAATTTAAAAATTAACTTTGCCAAACCTTACATTAGCGTAGGCCAAACCCTACTTGTGGCAAAAAAACATGCGGGTAAAACATGGCGCGACCTTGACACTCCAGAACACACCATTGTTACCAAACTTGGTGTTACTGGCGAAATTGCAACCCGCAGAATGTTTAAGCGTGCCAACATCCGCACCTTTGAAACCGAAGCCGATGCTGCGCAAGAGCTTCTCAACGGCAACGCCGATGCGTTTGTGTATGACAAGCCCTACAACGCTATCTTTATGGCTGAAAAAGGTAAAGACCGCTTAATTCACCTAGACGAAGATTTAACATTTGAACCTCTTGGATGGGCAGTGCGCAAGGGTGATCCTGATTTTTTAAATTGGCTTGACAACTTCCTGACTCAAATGAAGGGCGACGGACGCTACGATCGTATTTATGACCGTTGGTTTAACGACGACGCTTGGTTAAAACGAGTACTGTAG
- a CDS encoding acetate uptake transporter, producing MAQDIHYTKTVVADPTPLGLFGLAMVTLVASSQKLGLTEGLSLVLPWAIFLGAFVQLIACIFDFKHNNVFGATAFGAYAFFWFGVALSWLIKMGAFGEVLASQADIKQLGFAFVGYLVFTLFMTLGAVETNKVLLGIFILIDLLFLGLIGDVFGLFTGAHALAAWAELGIALLSFYGSGAIVLNRHFGKEFLPLGKPLGIFKTH from the coding sequence GTGGCACAAGATATTCATTACACGAAAACAGTGGTTGCTGATCCAACGCCGTTGGGACTTTTTGGCTTGGCGATGGTCACATTGGTGGCCTCCTCTCAAAAATTAGGGCTCACAGAAGGGCTCTCATTGGTATTGCCATGGGCTATTTTTTTGGGTGCGTTTGTACAGCTGATTGCCTGTATTTTTGATTTTAAACACAACAACGTGTTTGGGGCGACGGCCTTTGGCGCCTACGCCTTTTTTTGGTTTGGGGTGGCGTTGTCGTGGTTGATAAAAATGGGAGCCTTTGGCGAGGTGTTGGCTTCCCAAGCGGACATCAAACAGCTAGGTTTTGCCTTTGTGGGATACCTTGTCTTTACCCTTTTTATGACCCTAGGTGCGGTGGAAACCAACAAGGTTTTGTTGGGGATTTTCATCCTCATTGACCTGCTTTTTTTGGGGCTCATCGGCGATGTTTTTGGTCTTTTTACAGGGGCGCATGCGCTTGCGGCGTGGGCGGAACTTGGCATTGCGCTGCTCTCTTTTTACGGCTCAGGCGCCATAGTGCTCAACCGCCATTTTGGAAAAGAGTTTTTACCCCTTGGCAAACCTCTGGGAATTTTTAAAACCCATTAA
- a CDS encoding amino acid ABC transporter permease codes for MAKQHQSLLKNKTFGHVVAVLFFVVIGYAFFISASNMNYIWKWNSIPKYFAHEKTVIIDAPFDGVVSVKENKITLEGSDGEQTIVIPDGYDIKVFDGASLFEYDVIASTTQWEPGPLLLGLWVTLKVSVISALLALFIGMFVAFMRMSSYQFLNDIAAVYITVIRGTPLLVQIFIFYFIIATIFELDRFVAGALSLGIFFGAYIAEVLRGAIQSIDKGQYEAAKSLGMNYGQTMAFIIMPQALKRALPTLVGEMIALVKDSSLVSVISITDLTKVGREIVANTFSPFETWLVIAGMYFGITAILSYIGHRIEKKMKQQGGM; via the coding sequence ATGGCTAAACAGCATCAATCTTTGCTCAAAAACAAAACATTCGGCCACGTTGTGGCCGTTTTGTTTTTTGTGGTGATTGGGTATGCTTTTTTTATTTCCGCTTCCAATATGAACTACATTTGGAAGTGGAATAGCATTCCTAAATACTTTGCCCATGAAAAAACCGTGATTATTGACGCACCTTTTGACGGTGTTGTGAGTGTAAAGGAAAATAAAATCACCCTTGAAGGGTCCGATGGTGAACAGACCATTGTCATCCCAGATGGGTACGACATTAAAGTCTTTGATGGGGCTTCCCTTTTTGAGTACGATGTCATTGCCTCCACCACCCAATGGGAACCTGGACCCCTTCTGCTTGGGCTTTGGGTCACCCTGAAAGTCTCAGTCATTTCAGCATTGCTAGCACTGTTTATCGGTATGTTTGTGGCATTTATGCGTATGTCTAGCTACCAATTCCTAAACGACATTGCTGCTGTGTACATTACGGTGATTCGAGGCACGCCACTGTTGGTGCAGATTTTTATATTTTACTTTATAATCGCAACCATTTTCGAACTTGACCGTTTTGTGGCGGGTGCGCTGAGCCTTGGGATTTTCTTTGGGGCGTACATTGCCGAAGTTTTGCGTGGTGCCATTCAGTCTATTGACAAAGGCCAATACGAAGCAGCCAAATCTTTGGGGATGAATTACGGGCAAACCATGGCCTTTATCATCATGCCTCAAGCCCTAAAGCGTGCCCTTCCTACTTTGGTGGGTGAAATGATTGCTCTAGTCAAAGACTCATCTTTGGTCTCGGTGATTTCCATTACCGACCTTACTAAGGTGGGGCGCGAGATTGTCGCCAATACCTTCTCACCTTTTGAAACATGGCTAGTGATTGCGGGAATGTATTTTGGAATTACGGCAATTCTTTCGTATATCGGACACCGCATTGAAAAAAAGATGAAACAACAAGGGGGCATGTAG
- a CDS encoding DMT family transporter has translation MEKLREFGADFSLLLVAIAWGLTFVPVQQAVEETPVYVFLFWRFLCATLLMALLAAKNLRVLDRASVVGGMVLGTFLFLAFAFQTFALTYTYSSTVAFITGLNVVIVPFLVYVLFKKRTTVYSVFGALVAAVGLYLLSAQGEIGLGIGEVYALVCAVLFALQISCTAYYVKHCNIYVLVVVQFAVVTFLSFVGALVFDGQLLPAAFEGIFLEAIIITAVFATVFAFFVQTAMQRFTTPAKTAIIFTMEPVSAGIAGYLWVNEVLNAAQLTGAALILVGILTAELGTYLRTKRETKKAMF, from the coding sequence GTGGAGAAGCTAAGAGAATTTGGTGCGGACTTTTCGTTGTTGTTGGTGGCCATTGCGTGGGGGTTGACTTTTGTGCCGGTGCAACAAGCGGTGGAAGAGACTCCGGTGTATGTGTTTTTGTTTTGGCGTTTTTTGTGCGCCACACTCTTGATGGCACTGCTGGCTGCAAAAAACCTACGTGTCCTTGATCGGGCTAGTGTGGTGGGCGGGATGGTGCTTGGGACGTTTTTATTTCTTGCTTTTGCCTTTCAAACCTTTGCTTTAACCTACACCTACTCTTCTACGGTTGCGTTTATCACGGGGTTGAATGTGGTAATTGTCCCTTTTTTGGTTTACGTACTTTTTAAAAAACGTACCACTGTTTATTCTGTATTTGGTGCGTTAGTTGCTGCGGTGGGGCTGTATCTGCTCTCGGCCCAAGGGGAGATTGGGTTGGGTATTGGCGAAGTGTACGCGCTTGTTTGTGCGGTGCTGTTTGCTCTTCAGATCTCCTGCACGGCGTATTATGTGAAGCATTGCAACATTTATGTGCTTGTGGTGGTGCAGTTTGCTGTTGTGACTTTTTTGTCGTTCGTGGGCGCCCTTGTCTTTGACGGACAACTGTTGCCTGCGGCTTTTGAGGGGATTTTCCTTGAAGCCATTATTATCACGGCCGTGTTTGCGACAGTATTCGCCTTTTTTGTCCAAACCGCTATGCAACGCTTTACCACGCCCGCAAAAACGGCCATCATCTTTACCATGGAGCCTGTGAGCGCGGGCATTGCGGGCTATTTGTGGGTCAATGAAGTGCTTAATGCCGCCCAACTTACTGGCGCGGCGTTGATTTTGGTGGGGATTTTAACAGCGGAACTTGGCACGTATCTGCGCACCAAGCGCGAAACTAAAAAGGCTATGTTTTAA
- a CDS encoding metal ABC transporter ATP-binding protein: MNALHVTDLSFAYGTQSVLEHVSLTYTCKDLLAIIGPNGGGKSTLLKLILGLIEPQSGTLQVFGKSPKDATSDLAYVPQNTNTNLHFPITAFEVVLMGCLKPRSFGFFSKADKDKAADALARVGMSAFSNAKIGELSGGQRQRVFIARALCAQAKLLLLDEPTASVDTEGQRHIFELLQTINNTMGVIVVSHDINVVLGYATKIAHINRQLYMHDAPSQATKEAILSTLHNAQGHLCPVELISAHTCTHPDHKAPHA; this comes from the coding sequence ATGAATGCTTTACATGTAACCGACCTTTCCTTTGCTTATGGCACACAATCTGTCTTAGAACATGTTTCACTCACCTATACATGTAAAGACCTCCTAGCCATCATCGGCCCCAATGGCGGGGGTAAGAGCACTTTGCTTAAACTCATTTTAGGACTCATTGAACCCCAAAGTGGCACCTTGCAAGTCTTTGGCAAATCCCCCAAAGACGCCACAAGTGACCTTGCCTATGTTCCCCAAAACACTAACACTAACTTGCACTTTCCCATCACCGCCTTTGAAGTGGTCCTCATGGGATGCTTGAAACCACGCAGTTTTGGGTTTTTCTCCAAAGCCGACAAAGACAAAGCCGCTGATGCGCTAGCGCGTGTGGGGATGAGTGCCTTTAGCAACGCCAAAATCGGTGAACTCTCAGGCGGCCAACGCCAACGGGTTTTTATCGCCCGCGCCTTGTGTGCCCAAGCAAAACTCTTGCTCCTAGATGAACCCACAGCGAGCGTGGACACCGAAGGCCAACGGCATATTTTTGAACTCTTGCAAACCATCAACAACACCATGGGTGTCATCGTGGTGAGTCATGACATCAACGTCGTATTGGGCTATGCCACTAAAATCGCCCACATCAACCGCCAACTCTACATGCACGATGCACCCTCGCAAGCCACCAAAGAGGCCATTTTATCCACCCTGCACAATGCCCAAGGCCACCTGTGCCCCGTGGAGCTTATCAGCGCGCACACATGCACCCATCCTGACCACAAGGCACCCCATGCTTGA
- a CDS encoding sensor histidine kinase, whose amino-acid sequence MGIALKRSIWRETGVLFGALAIVTSIGFGVAWAWGFWAGWGVALGLGALMSPFVTSYLLSPLFQTNHLLERLVRETLHELNAPLATIKTNVHLLEKTTQEPKSLTRLGRITQACTNLYALYEQMEYYIKREIRLVKEEMFDAKEAVEACLGRCSGMQQGVNVHVELTSTYVHTDRIGFEQSVSNLLSNAYKYNHPKGWVEVCLEKGVLSVKDGGIGMDEETRFRVFDRYYQAHPHKTGYGLGLSMVKAYCDGHGIFITLISKKHTGTQVCLHLEPILVKNGKDAL is encoded by the coding sequence TTGGGTATCGCTTTGAAGCGTAGTATTTGGCGGGAGACAGGTGTGCTTTTTGGTGCCTTAGCAATAGTGACAAGCATAGGGTTTGGTGTAGCTTGGGCATGGGGGTTTTGGGCTGGATGGGGCGTGGCATTGGGGCTGGGAGCACTGATGAGCCCTTTTGTGACGTCTTACCTTCTCTCTCCTTTGTTTCAAACGAACCATCTTTTAGAGCGTCTTGTGCGCGAAACCTTGCACGAGCTCAATGCGCCACTAGCAACCATCAAGACCAATGTGCACCTGTTGGAAAAAACTACCCAAGAGCCAAAATCCCTCACGCGCCTTGGACGGATTACCCAAGCATGTACCAACCTTTATGCGCTGTATGAACAAATGGAGTATTATATTAAGCGTGAGATTCGCTTGGTGAAAGAAGAGATGTTTGATGCTAAAGAGGCAGTTGAAGCCTGTTTGGGTCGCTGTAGCGGAATGCAACAAGGAGTCAATGTGCATGTGGAGCTCACTTCAACATACGTGCACACAGACAGAATAGGGTTTGAACAAAGTGTTTCTAATTTGCTGAGCAATGCTTACAAGTACAACCACCCTAAGGGCTGGGTTGAGGTGTGCCTTGAAAAAGGTGTATTGTCTGTAAAAGACGGCGGTATCGGCATGGATGAAGAGACGCGGTTTCGTGTTTTTGACCGTTACTATCAGGCGCATCCACATAAAACGGGCTATGGCTTGGGCCTGAGTATGGTGAAGGCTTACTGTGACGGACATGGAATTTTTATTACGCTTATTTCAAAAAAACACACGGGCACACAGGTGTGTTTGCACCTTGAGCCCATTCTCGTTAAAAATGGAAAAGATGCGTTATAA
- a CDS encoding alpha/beta hydrolase, with the protein MLKWLILGLVVYLGALAYVYLTQERQIFNASSIQTPLDFPCYPCETLRLEVASDVVLEGLHRPFKEAPVLLYFGGNADDATRILLHLNPALAVEVVAFNYRGYGKSGGQPSQEALFADALKIYDTFAKGRNVIVMGRSLGTGVATYLAANRAVQKLVLITPYDSIRALAKASYPYFPIDWLIKHPFESTHYMSYVTAPVFVVEVEKDTVTPHKHTLALIEKISHLALHVTLDQTTHGEVLHAFEKESIMKKVLTF; encoded by the coding sequence ATGCTTAAATGGCTAATTCTTGGGTTGGTGGTATACCTTGGCGCGTTAGCCTATGTATACCTGACCCAAGAGCGTCAGATTTTTAACGCTTCGTCCATTCAAACCCCTCTTGATTTTCCCTGTTACCCTTGCGAAACACTGCGCCTTGAAGTTGCCTCTGATGTTGTGTTGGAGGGGTTGCATCGCCCTTTTAAAGAGGCGCCTGTGTTGCTCTACTTTGGCGGCAATGCAGACGACGCGACACGCATTTTGCTCCATCTAAACCCAGCCCTTGCTGTAGAGGTGGTGGCTTTTAACTACCGAGGGTATGGAAAATCTGGTGGCCAACCCTCTCAGGAAGCCCTTTTTGCCGATGCTTTAAAGATTTACGACACCTTTGCTAAGGGGCGTAATGTGATAGTCATGGGCCGCAGTTTGGGTACAGGAGTGGCGACCTACCTCGCAGCCAACCGTGCGGTGCAAAAGCTTGTATTGATTACCCCTTATGATTCTATTCGCGCTTTGGCAAAAGCCTCTTATCCTTATTTTCCCATTGATTGGTTGATTAAACACCCCTTTGAATCTACGCACTATATGTCCTATGTTACTGCACCTGTTTTTGTTGTAGAAGTGGAAAAAGACACTGTAACGCCCCACAAACACACCTTGGCGCTCATTGAAAAAATCTCCCATCTTGCTTTACATGTAACCCTTGATCAAACCACCCACGGCGAAGTGCTTCATGCCTTTGAAAAGGAAAGTATTATGAAAAAAGTTCTCACCTTTTAA
- a CDS encoding metal ABC transporter permease, giving the protein MLEMLSFTFMQHALLAGVFVSILCGVIGTLVVVNRMVFIAGGIAHGAYGGIGIAFFMGLSPLLGAGAFAFILALIIAAITFKNKERIDAVIGALWAFGMAVGIVFIDLTQGYNVDLMSYLFGSILSVPQSDVWAMGGITLLVASVVSAFYKELQAMSFDPEFAQLRGVPVKLLYYVLVVLVALCVVATIRVVGLVLVIALLTIPPYIAEGFSSKLGVMMVLSALMATFFTLGGLWLSVAYDLTSGASIILVASLSFFLTLGAKRFKT; this is encoded by the coding sequence ATGCTTGAGATGCTTTCTTTCACCTTCATGCAACACGCCCTCCTAGCAGGGGTGTTTGTGAGTATTTTATGTGGGGTAATCGGCACGCTAGTGGTGGTCAACCGCATGGTGTTTATCGCGGGGGGCATTGCCCATGGTGCATACGGAGGTATTGGGATTGCCTTTTTTATGGGGCTTTCGCCCTTGCTTGGCGCGGGGGCATTTGCTTTTATTTTGGCACTCATTATTGCGGCGATTACCTTTAAAAACAAAGAGCGTATTGACGCGGTTATTGGAGCGTTATGGGCCTTTGGGATGGCCGTTGGGATTGTTTTTATCGACCTCACCCAAGGGTACAATGTGGACTTGATGAGTTATTTGTTTGGGAGCATTTTAAGCGTCCCACAAAGCGACGTGTGGGCCATGGGTGGTATCACGTTATTGGTCGCTAGCGTAGTGAGCGCCTTTTACAAAGAACTTCAAGCCATGAGTTTTGACCCCGAATTTGCCCAACTTCGGGGCGTTCCGGTGAAGCTTTTGTATTATGTGTTAGTGGTGTTAGTGGCTTTGTGTGTAGTGGCAACCATCCGCGTAGTGGGCTTGGTGCTTGTAATTGCCCTGCTGACCATCCCCCCGTACATCGCCGAGGGGTTTTCTTCAAAACTAGGCGTGATGATGGTGCTTTCTGCCCTTATGGCGACCTTTTTTACCCTAGGGGGATTGTGGCTTTCTGTGGCTTACGACCTCACCTCTGGCGCGTCTATCATCCTTGTGGCGTCGCTCTCCTTTTTCCTTACTCTTGGGGCAAAACGTTTTAAAACATAG
- a CDS encoding P-II family nitrogen regulator: MKKIEAIIKPFKLEEVKDALTQLEVTGMTVSEVKGYGRQQGHSELYRGAEYVVDFLPKVKIEVVVKDTDVQAAVDAITEAARTGKIGDGKIFVSAVERVVRIRTSEEGEEAV; encoded by the coding sequence GTGAAAAAAATTGAAGCCATTATTAAACCTTTTAAACTAGAAGAGGTTAAAGATGCTCTAACACAGTTGGAAGTTACGGGCATGACTGTTAGTGAAGTTAAGGGCTATGGCAGACAACAAGGGCACTCTGAATTGTACCGTGGTGCAGAGTACGTGGTCGATTTTTTACCTAAAGTAAAAATCGAAGTCGTGGTTAAAGACACAGACGTTCAAGCGGCGGTCGATGCCATAACGGAAGCAGCACGCACAGGAAAGATTGGTGATGGAAAAATCTTTGTCAGTGCTGTTGAGCGTGTTGTGCGCATTCGCACAAGTGAAGAGGGCGAAGAGGCTGTCTAG
- a CDS encoding response regulator transcription factor, with amino-acid sequence MNANVLVLEDDVLLGETLQDFLECCGYQAHVFDTGAKALEASYRTRFDVYLLDINLSDMSGLECLRLLREGGDTTPAMFITSAKDTPTLLKGYAVGADDYVKKPFELEELQCRIDALLLRSGFSRNPLFINETFCLDMRHKRLLKERKEVDLNPKDIELLTLLVQHRGKVVTKEMIIEHLWSASKEPSEGALRVYVNNLKKIFGKEAITNVRGLGYRFEA; translated from the coding sequence ATGAATGCTAATGTCTTGGTGCTGGAAGATGACGTGCTTTTGGGCGAAACATTGCAGGATTTTTTAGAGTGTTGTGGGTACCAAGCGCATGTGTTTGACACAGGAGCAAAAGCCTTAGAGGCGAGCTACCGCACACGTTTTGATGTGTACCTTTTGGACATCAATTTGTCTGATATGAGTGGCCTTGAGTGCTTGCGTTTGTTGCGTGAAGGCGGCGATACGACGCCTGCCATGTTCATCACTTCTGCCAAAGACACACCCACATTGCTCAAAGGGTACGCCGTGGGAGCGGATGATTATGTCAAAAAACCTTTTGAGTTAGAGGAGTTACAGTGTCGCATTGACGCTTTGCTCCTGCGCAGCGGCTTTTCGCGCAATCCACTTTTTATTAATGAAACCTTTTGCCTTGATATGCGTCATAAACGGTTGTTAAAAGAGAGAAAAGAGGTGGATTTGAATCCAAAAGATATAGAGCTTTTGACTCTTTTGGTTCAACACCGTGGCAAAGTGGTAACCAAAGAGATGATCATAGAGCACTTATGGAGCGCGTCCAAAGAGCCAAGCGAAGGGGCTTTGCGGGTGTATGTTAATAACCTCAAAAAAATTTTTGGCAAAGAAGCCATTACAAACGTGCGGGGGCTTGGGTATCGCTTTGAAGCGTAG
- a CDS encoding amino acid ABC transporter ATP-binding protein: protein MSDPIIQMKNVQKFFGDFHALKDIDFHVNQGEIVVVCGPSGSGKSTLIRCINRLEEIDSGEITLDGHDIYDKKSNINQIRAEAGMVFQHFNLFPHLTIIENISIAQMKVKKTSKKEAKATSMKLLERVGLAHKADGYPNELSGGQKQRVAIARTLAMKPKILLFDEPTSALDPEMIGGVLDVMRELAKENYTIVCVTHEMGFAKEVCNRVVFMDEGVILEENDPESFFASPKTDRAKKFIQEVLVH from the coding sequence ATGAGTGACCCCATCATTCAGATGAAAAACGTTCAAAAATTTTTCGGAGATTTTCACGCCCTCAAAGACATTGATTTTCATGTTAACCAAGGTGAAATCGTCGTTGTTTGCGGCCCAAGTGGCAGTGGAAAATCTACGCTGATTCGTTGCATCAACCGCCTTGAAGAAATTGACAGCGGTGAAATTACCCTAGACGGGCACGATATTTATGACAAAAAAAGCAACATCAACCAAATCCGCGCAGAAGCGGGAATGGTATTTCAACATTTTAATTTGTTTCCCCATTTAACCATCATTGAAAACATCTCCATCGCGCAAATGAAGGTGAAAAAAACCTCTAAAAAAGAAGCTAAGGCTACCTCTATGAAACTCCTAGAGCGCGTTGGCCTCGCCCACAAGGCAGATGGCTACCCTAACGAACTCTCCGGTGGTCAAAAACAGCGCGTAGCCATCGCACGTACGCTAGCCATGAAACCCAAAATCTTACTCTTTGATGAGCCTACCTCTGCTTTGGATCCAGAAATGATTGGCGGGGTACTAGACGTGATGCGCGAATTGGCTAAAGAAAACTACACCATCGTATGCGTGACCCATGAAATGGGCTTTGCTAAAGAGGTGTGTAACCGCGTGGTGTTTATGGATGAGGGGGTGATTTTAGAAGAAAACGACCCGGAGAGCTTTTTTGCTTCCCCTAAAACCGACCGTGCGAAGAAATTTATTCAAGAAGTGTTAGTCCACTAA